One region of Carya illinoinensis cultivar Pawnee chromosome 8, C.illinoinensisPawnee_v1, whole genome shotgun sequence genomic DNA includes:
- the LOC122318533 gene encoding uncharacterized protein LOC122318533 isoform X2: MGKQSPRAVSIQKKRWGLMILAIFSLSTVMVFIMRTDSCTTSASSGTGSITDSFGEEKDASSQIYSAAQVGGATPNPLDFMKSKLVLLVSHELSLSGGPLLLMELAFLLRGVGSEVVWITNQKPAEPDDVVYSLEHKMLDRGVQVLAARGQKAIDTALKADLVILNTAVAGKWLDAVLKEKVPIVLPKVLWWIHEMRGHYFKVEYVKHLPFVAGAMIDSHTTAEYWKNRTRERLGIKMPETYVVHLGNSKELTEVAEDGVAKRILREHVRESLGVRNEDLIFAVINSVSRGKGQDLFLRSFHESLQKIKEKKLQVPSMHAVIVGSDMNAQTKYETELRNFVLENNIQNHVQFVNKTLTVAPYLASIDVLVQNSQGTAAGGTMEIVVNGTTGLLHPVGKEGVTPLANNIVKLATHVERRLTMGKKGYERVKERFLEHHMSHRIAVVLKEVLLKAKSHSNS, translated from the exons ATGGGGAAGCAGAGCCCGCGGGCGGTGTCCATTCAGAAGAAGCGGTGGGGGCTGATGATTCTGGCTATATTTTCGCTTTCTACCGTAATGGTGTTCATCATGAGAACCGATTCCTGCACCACAAGTGCCAGTAGTGGTACTGGCAGTATTACCGACAGttttggagaagaaaaagatgcaaGCTCGCAGATATACTCAGCAGCTCAAGTCGGCGGTGCAACACCAAATCCACTTGATTTCATGAAGTCCAAGCTCGTGCTCTTGGTTTCCCACGAACTCTCTCTTTCTG GCGGGCCTTTGTTACTAATGGAGCTTGCATTTCTGTTAAGGGGTGTGGGTTCGGAGGTGGTTTGGATTACTAATCAGAAACCAGCGGAACCAGACGATGTTGTTTACAGTTTGGAGCACAAGATGTTGGACCGAGGGGTGCAG GTCTTAGCTGCAAGGGGCCAAAAAGCTATTGATACAGCTCTTAAAGCTGATTTGGTCATTTTGAATACTGCTGTTGCTGGGAAATGGCTGGATGCCGTTCTCAAGGAAAAAGTTCCTATTGTTCTTCCAAAGGTTTTGTGGTGGATTCATGAAATGAGAGGACATTATTTCAAAGTGGAGTATGTTAAGCACCTCCCTTTTGTTGCAGGTGCCATGATTGATTCACATACAACTGCAGAATACTGGAAGAACAGGACTCGAGAGCGTTTAGG GATTAAAATGCCTGAAACGTATGTCGTACACCTTGGAAATAGCAAGGAACTAACAGAAGTTGCTGAAGATGGTGTAGCCAAGAGAATTCTTCGTGAGCATGTCCGGGAATCTCTTGGAGTGCGGAATGAAGATCTGATATTTGCCGTCATTAACA GTGTTTCACGTGGGAAAGGTCAGGATCTGTTTCTTCGTTCCTTTCATGAAAGTCTACAGAAAATTAAAGAGAAGAAACTGCAGGTGCCATCAATGCATGCAGTTATAGTGGGAAGTGATATGAATGCTCAGACGAAGTATGAGACAGAACTGCGGAACTTTGTACTGGAGAATAATATTCAGAATCATGTTCAATTTGTCAACAAAACCCTTACAGTAGCTCCTTATCTGGCTTCCATTGATGTTCTTGTTCAGAATTCTCAG GGCACAGCAGCCGGAGGCACCATGGAGATAGTGGTGAATGGGACAACAGGGTTGTTGCATCCTGTTGGGAAAGAAGGTGTAACACCTCTCGCAAACAACATTGTCAAATTGGCCACCCATGTAGAAAGGAGACTAACGATGGGAAAGAAGGGATATGAGAGGGTGAAGGAGAGGTTTCTGGAACACCACATGTCCCATAGAATTGCTGTGGTTTTGAAGGAAGTTCTTCTGAAAGCAAAGAGCCACTCTAATTCTTAA
- the LOC122318532 gene encoding 26S proteasome regulatory subunit 10B homolog A isoform X3, with the protein MTTLTIMRALPREVDPVVYNMLHEDPGNVSYSAVGGLSDQIRELRESIELPLMNPELFLRVGIKPPKGVLLYGPPGTGKTLLARAIASNIDANFLKVVSSAIIDKYIGESARLIREMFGYARDHQPCIIFMDEIDAIGGRRFSEGTSADREIQRTLMELLNQLDGFDSLGKVKMIMATNRPDVLDPALLRPGRLDRKIEIPLPNEQSRMEILKIHAAGIAKHGEIDYEAVVKLAEGFNGADLRNVCTEAGMSAIRAERDYVIHEDFMKAVRKLNEAKKLESSSHYSTDFGKD; encoded by the exons ATGACAACACTCACTATCATGCGGGCTCTTCCACGTGAA GTTGATCCAGTTGTTTATAACATGCTGCACGAGGATCCTGGTAATGTTAGTTACTCTGCTGTAGGCGGTTTATCTGATCAGATCAGAGAATTAAGAGAATCTATTGAGCTACCTCTCATGAATCCAGAGCTCTTCCTTAGAGTTGGCATCAAACCTCCGAAG GGTGTTCTTCTATATGGACCTCCTGGTACTGGCAAGACATTGTTAGCTAGAGCTATTGCAAGTAACATAGATGCAAACTTCTTAAAG GTTGTTTCAAGTGCCATTATTGATAAATACATTGGGGAAAGTGCACGGCTGATACGAGAAATGTTTGGCTATGCTCGTGATCACCAG CCCTGCATCATTTTTATGGACGAGATTGATGCCATTGGTGGGCGCCGTTTCAGTGAGGGAACAAGTGCTGACCGTGAGATTCAAAGAACACTAATGGAGTTACTTAATCAGCTTGATGGATTTGATTCGCTTGGGAAG GTTAAAATGATAATGGCAACAAACCGTCCTGATGTTCTTGATCCAGCACTTCTCCGCCCAGGGCGGCTGGACAGAAAAATAGAGATTCCATTGCCGAATGAGCAGTCCAGAATGGAAATCCTTAAGATTCATGCTGCTGGAATTGCCAAACATGGTGAAATCGACTATGAAGCTGTTGTAAAGCTTGCAGAG GGCTTTAATGGGGCCGATCTTCGAAACGTTTGTACTGAAGCTGGAATGTCAGCTATCCGTGCCGAACGTGATTACGTAATCCATGAAGATTTCATGAAG
- the LOC122318532 gene encoding 26S proteasome regulatory subunit 10B homolog A isoform X2, translating into MSDAEEATRRRNAEAEYRKKLLQHKEFESRVRSVRENLRASKKEFNKTEDDLKSLQSVGQIIGEVLRPLDNERLIVKASSGPRYVVGCRSKVDKEKLTAGTRVVLDMTTLTIMRALPREVDPVVYNMLHEDPGNVSYSAVGGLSDQIRELRESIELPLMNPELFLRVGIKPPKGVLLYGPPGTGKTLLARAIASNIDANFLKVVSSAIIDKYIGESARLIREMFGYARDHQPCIIFMDEIDAIGGRRFSEGTSADREIQRTLMELLNQLDGFDSLGKVKMIMATNRPDVLDPALLRPGRLDRKIEIPLPNEQSRMEILKIHAAGIAKHGEIDYEAVVKLAEGFNGADLRNVCTEAGMSAIRAERDYVIHEDFMKAVRKLNEAKKLESSSHYSTDFGKD; encoded by the exons ATGAGCGACGCGGAGGAGGCTACAAGACGTCGTAATGCGGAGGCGGAGTACCGTAAGAAACTCCTCCAGCACAAAGAATTCGAATCTCGAGTACGATCCG TGAGGGAAAATTTGCGAGCTTCGAAGAAAGAGTTCAACAAAACAGAAGATGACTTGAAGTCGCTTCAAAGTGTTGGGCAGATCATTGGAGAAGTTCTCAGGCCTCTTGACAATGAACGCT TAATTGTTAAGGCAAGCAGCGGCCCCAGATATGTGGTTGGCTGCCGTAGTAAGGTGGATAAGGAAAAACTGACTGCAGGAACAAGAGTGGTCCTTGATATGACAACACTCACTATCATGCGGGCTCTTCCACGTGAA GTTGATCCAGTTGTTTATAACATGCTGCACGAGGATCCTGGTAATGTTAGTTACTCTGCTGTAGGCGGTTTATCTGATCAGATCAGAGAATTAAGAGAATCTATTGAGCTACCTCTCATGAATCCAGAGCTCTTCCTTAGAGTTGGCATCAAACCTCCGAAG GGTGTTCTTCTATATGGACCTCCTGGTACTGGCAAGACATTGTTAGCTAGAGCTATTGCAAGTAACATAGATGCAAACTTCTTAAAG GTTGTTTCAAGTGCCATTATTGATAAATACATTGGGGAAAGTGCACGGCTGATACGAGAAATGTTTGGCTATGCTCGTGATCACCAG CCCTGCATCATTTTTATGGACGAGATTGATGCCATTGGTGGGCGCCGTTTCAGTGAGGGAACAAGTGCTGACCGTGAGATTCAAAGAACACTAATGGAGTTACTTAATCAGCTTGATGGATTTGATTCGCTTGGGAAG GTTAAAATGATAATGGCAACAAACCGTCCTGATGTTCTTGATCCAGCACTTCTCCGCCCAGGGCGGCTGGACAGAAAAATAGAGATTCCATTGCCGAATGAGCAGTCCAGAATGGAAATCCTTAAGATTCATGCTGCTGGAATTGCCAAACATGGTGAAATCGACTATGAAGCTGTTGTAAAGCTTGCAGAG GGCTTTAATGGGGCCGATCTTCGAAACGTTTGTACTGAAGCTGGAATGTCAGCTATCCGTGCCGAACGTGATTACGTAATCCATGAAGATTTCATGAAG
- the LOC122318533 gene encoding uncharacterized protein LOC122318533 isoform X1 encodes MGKQSPRAVSIQKKRWGLMILAIFSLSTVMVFIMRTDSCTTSASSGTGSITDSFGEEKDASSQIYSAAQVGGATPNPLDFMKSKLVLLVSHELSLSGGPLLLMELAFLLRGVGSEVVWITNQKPAEPDDVVYSLEHKMLDRGVQVLAARGQKAIDTALKADLVILNTAVAGKWLDAVLKEKVPIVLPKVLWWIHEMRGHYFKVEYVKHLPFVAGAMIDSHTTAEYWKNRTRERLGIKMPETYVVHLGNSKELTEVAEDGVAKRILREHVRESLGVRNEDLIFAVINSVSRGKGQDLFLRSFHESLQKIKEKKLQVPSMHAVIVGSDMNAQTKYETELRNFVLENNIQNHVQFVNKTLTVAPYLASIDVLVQNSQARGECFGRITIEAMAFQLPVLGTAAGGTMEIVVNGTTGLLHPVGKEGVTPLANNIVKLATHVERRLTMGKKGYERVKERFLEHHMSHRIAVVLKEVLLKAKSHSNS; translated from the exons ATGGGGAAGCAGAGCCCGCGGGCGGTGTCCATTCAGAAGAAGCGGTGGGGGCTGATGATTCTGGCTATATTTTCGCTTTCTACCGTAATGGTGTTCATCATGAGAACCGATTCCTGCACCACAAGTGCCAGTAGTGGTACTGGCAGTATTACCGACAGttttggagaagaaaaagatgcaaGCTCGCAGATATACTCAGCAGCTCAAGTCGGCGGTGCAACACCAAATCCACTTGATTTCATGAAGTCCAAGCTCGTGCTCTTGGTTTCCCACGAACTCTCTCTTTCTG GCGGGCCTTTGTTACTAATGGAGCTTGCATTTCTGTTAAGGGGTGTGGGTTCGGAGGTGGTTTGGATTACTAATCAGAAACCAGCGGAACCAGACGATGTTGTTTACAGTTTGGAGCACAAGATGTTGGACCGAGGGGTGCAG GTCTTAGCTGCAAGGGGCCAAAAAGCTATTGATACAGCTCTTAAAGCTGATTTGGTCATTTTGAATACTGCTGTTGCTGGGAAATGGCTGGATGCCGTTCTCAAGGAAAAAGTTCCTATTGTTCTTCCAAAGGTTTTGTGGTGGATTCATGAAATGAGAGGACATTATTTCAAAGTGGAGTATGTTAAGCACCTCCCTTTTGTTGCAGGTGCCATGATTGATTCACATACAACTGCAGAATACTGGAAGAACAGGACTCGAGAGCGTTTAGG GATTAAAATGCCTGAAACGTATGTCGTACACCTTGGAAATAGCAAGGAACTAACAGAAGTTGCTGAAGATGGTGTAGCCAAGAGAATTCTTCGTGAGCATGTCCGGGAATCTCTTGGAGTGCGGAATGAAGATCTGATATTTGCCGTCATTAACA GTGTTTCACGTGGGAAAGGTCAGGATCTGTTTCTTCGTTCCTTTCATGAAAGTCTACAGAAAATTAAAGAGAAGAAACTGCAGGTGCCATCAATGCATGCAGTTATAGTGGGAAGTGATATGAATGCTCAGACGAAGTATGAGACAGAACTGCGGAACTTTGTACTGGAGAATAATATTCAGAATCATGTTCAATTTGTCAACAAAACCCTTACAGTAGCTCCTTATCTGGCTTCCATTGATGTTCTTGTTCAGAATTCTCAG GCCCGGGGAGAGTGTTTTGGGAGAATAACCATCGAAGCAATGGCCTTTCAGCTGCCTGTTTTG GGCACAGCAGCCGGAGGCACCATGGAGATAGTGGTGAATGGGACAACAGGGTTGTTGCATCCTGTTGGGAAAGAAGGTGTAACACCTCTCGCAAACAACATTGTCAAATTGGCCACCCATGTAGAAAGGAGACTAACGATGGGAAAGAAGGGATATGAGAGGGTGAAGGAGAGGTTTCTGGAACACCACATGTCCCATAGAATTGCTGTGGTTTTGAAGGAAGTTCTTCTGAAAGCAAAGAGCCACTCTAATTCTTAA